Proteins from one Procambarus clarkii isolate CNS0578487 chromosome 72, FALCON_Pclarkii_2.0, whole genome shotgun sequence genomic window:
- the ec gene encoding filaggrin isoform X1, whose protein sequence is MATVTPPRPVPAGHHLDHCDMAKSLPRDYGASLRDLSLGPPLNLSRHTGGFTVHRDHLGGSWDQLDVPRTPLPYLRASWDHLGPTWDQKGDMSLDVSRGADALLTHTLRHSRHEVTSPRGGPQDDPGSRDQVALDLASPRDSLAGAKGLLNAPGQNNCFLNSAVQVLWHLDIFRRSFRELNGHACMSEACIFCALKELFSQLQYSHESALPPDALRRALAQTFYNQQRFQLGFMDDAAECFENILLRIHFHVASGEAEDMCNARHCIPHQRFAMTLVEQSVCGDCGATSEPLPFTQMVHYVSASALTAQAKQMTDPGGSSQTQHQQLDMFGQLLKKAGGMGDIRDCPSACGAKIQICRTLMNRPEIVSIGVVWDSERPTLEHIMAVFATVGTTLRLRDVFQSVVDDRWAQHTHHQLVGVVTYYGKHYSTFFYHTKLRVWIYFDDATVREIGPHWEQVVDKCRRGHFQPLLLLYANPSGTPVPVDSAPRTVTLVPGHRPHTRTSQSSLKPTTGEPYSQTSTRRAVTPNPEKCGDGSGPTPRRAITPSPEVAAHRDYQNIHALAAHIYQDGNGEAHIDEVFEAGTSNYRRQLESIKQSGSVLPNKPSIPGRGRLDSDDSVYVGRRNDSQRQERQRSVSCNGYNQHGNRNSNSSLEQFEKDGLKMPEGSNVPRRRDSGNWSGDRNSASSSSSTSLEHPYLFIVGKAGRQPPSPTNKAPPSPSRTDHPEYANLGVGIPPQHAHTHNSMVQPPNTGPNGQYDPGYDSYSLSSNDSYPIQQNLKHNLQLQQIPECVQTSDSPGTYTGGSQQDSSSVSTLTESETGGNCETLCLAADSLLEEARAREESGDLSGALDLCNAAAAKTRAAMDAPYNNAHSLTFARMKHNTCVMRARSLHRRILIQEETAAWEGQYKLDGPHHSRQGSRDSQRSRTSRQGSREGSVHHSRQGSRDASSGSQARSQEQLDTAVTLAQTAEKLQNTNIEIYATLPKKKGKKLSSDKVSRKDDVEIQLEKSKDKKNSDKTKDKSHKEKKSGKNRAVDSDYGSDHSSKGSKKHMEKDDVNAIVEVKEEKSIGKKQHKIRRKLLMGGLIRRKNRSMPDLREGQDGESPKSATDDLEVRSFSRPTTPSGEKTMAGYLSEGHLEYSNPNLERSKLMRKSFHGSVGKGLSPAKNTAATKVPPPIPQRITSQLSHKNEKNNRKEDKKREKRPPYPLPPSDRPGEDPPALPPRCYTPEIVNNNILKSEPQSLPYHTQMPQYDMYQTNSLPYSGPIYADQQQQQSQQPPATPTQITICADVHQEATPKEPQQSYQQLHQQPHELEEQMHHQEQALHQQQQQQLHHQQHYEGHQMTNPQSKAQINNAPSWSNISHSRQSSEDFPPPPPPLEEAVEDLKIRGLLPPPPPVSRATPEALSVSEPSSLLAQLQQKRQQIIENKESTGANIDDRVKSTSKSSSDWLQELQAKQAAMRKKMQDQNGPGSGAKNEVKENDCAGSRDSGTTSVRNLASKFEGVGITNKSDGGSDEVDSSAAPSVAGSQQPPQQPTREEISERQRTVSKELFTREYTQCNSLQLPSHSGHESRLSSSYRTRNEHSESVNGSCKDSISESAKEDSELNTSTDTNSTDGAKKKKSKKSVTFCDQVVLVATAEDEEEDAYIPNPILERVLKSALTSSASMSDTDTSSCGESGSPRPNSTTQTKANVPTPQASPHYQSVNNPQSQPQPQHSYMQSHTSTQGYHAQSVHNPAHHPQPHLHSAQSYSSQPTTQQPHQTQVYPNQPPSSQHHPTPAPVQPHLGHSHPTHPHGQQYQQPSQSTTAQMRVPPPYQPPPCITHLQGTTKPMGSHTSQPHPQPNPVSHTQGTHGQSQVWTLANGLHASQMPHLLPGQHSTRPGQQQPQHVRHMAAQQQQAPHYQPQQQQQQQQQSQPRQPAAPYPGMMTRQNSSLGLQHHSEAERTYPPYQRVSHQSSVQAQPVNHQQKMHPQIHQSMHPQGRPSHPGSTGQPNGYSGYTPAGSFNRQQQPSHPSQQQQQQTPHAHSQQQSQTQQHGSGYGSVGRGGVKGGPGHFCGPLDPSAIYSTVNKSSKKPAVAPSTGTALQPCNLCRKKCVNPPSTYCNDCDFYMSRFKPKV, encoded by the exons GAACTGTTCTCGCAGCTGCAATACAGTCATGAGTCAGCCCTGCCACCAGATGCTCTACGCCGTGCCCTTGCCCAGACTTTTTACAACCAACAGCGGTTCCAGTTGGGCTTTATGGATGATGCTGCAGAGTGCTTTGAAAATATTTTACTCCGGATCCATTTCCATGTGGCAAGCGGGGAAGCGGAGGACATGTGCAATGCTCGTCATTGTATTCCTCACCAGAGGTTTGCCATGACACTGGTAGAGCAAAGTGTATGTGGTGACTGTGGAGCAACCTCCGAGCCTCTTCCTTTTACACAGATGGTGCATTACGTATCTGCCTCGGCCCTCACTGCCCAGGCCAAGCAGATGACTGATCCGGGCGGTAGTTCTCAAACCCAGCATCAGCAGCTAGATATGTTCGGCCAACTGCTTAAGAAGGCAGGTGGCATGGGTGACATTCGCGACTGCCCT AGTGCGTGTGGGGCCAAGATCCAGATCTGCCGGACACTGATGAACCGACCGGAGATTGTGTCCATTGGCGTTGTGTGGGACTCTGAACGGCCCACACTGGAACACATTATGGCTGTGTTTGCCACAGTCGGCACTACTCTGAGACTGAGGGACGTTTTCCAGAGTGTAGTTGATGACCGTTGGGCtcagcacacccaccaccagcttgtTGGTGTGGTAACTTACTATGGAAAACACTACTCTACATTCTTTTACCACACAAAACTTCGAGTGTGGATTTATTTCGACGATGCCACAGTTCGTGAAATTGGACCACACTGGGAGCAAGTTGTAGACAAATGCAGGCGTGGGCATTTCCAGCCACTATTGCTGCTGTATGCTAACCCAAGTGGGACACCCGTGCCCGTGGATAGTGCCCCACGGACAGTGACACTAGTACCAGGACACCGTCCACATACCCGCACTTCCCAATCTTCACTAAAGCCCACCACTGGAGAGCCCTATTCCCAGACCTCGACTCGTCGTGCTGTCACACCTAATCCAGAAAAGTGTGGAGATGGGTCAGGACCCACTCCTCGCCGAGCAATCACACCTAGCCCTGAAGTAGCTGCCCATAGAGACTATCAAAATATTCATGCCCTTGCTGCCCACATTTATCAAGATGGTAATGGAGAAGCTCACATTGATGAGGTGTTTGAGGCGGGTACCTCTAACTATCGGCGGCAGCTGGAAAGTATTAAACAAAGTGGCTCCGTTCTACCTAATAAGCCTTCCATTCCTGGCCGGGGACGACTCGATTCTGACGACTCTGTATATGTTGGCAGACGAAACGATTCACAGCGACAGGAACGACAACGGTCAGTAAGCTGCAATGGTTACAACCAGCATGGGAACCGAAATAGTAATTCCTCCCTTGAACAGTTCGAGAAAGATGGTCTGAAGATGCCAGAGGGCAGCAATGTGCCTCGGCGCAGAGATTCCGGCAACTGGAGTGGCGACCGCAATAGTGCGTCATCATCTTCATCCACATCTTTAGAACATCCCTACCTATTTATAGTGGGTAAGGCAGGTCGCcagccaccatcacccaccaacaAAGCACCACCTAGTCCTTCCCGCACTGACCACCCAGAATATGCAAACCTTGGTGTGGGTATTCCACCACAACATGCACACACCCATAACTCCATGGTACAACCCCCTAACACTGGCCCTAATGGTCAGTACGATCCTGGTTATGACTCCTACTCGCTCTCATCCAATGACTCCTACCCAATCCAGCAGAACTTGAAGCATAACTTGCAG CTTCAGCAGATCCCTGAATGTGTACAAACAAGTGACAGCCCTGGCACATATACTGGGGGAAGTCAGCAGGACAGCAGTAGTGTCAGCACACTTACAGAGAGTGAGACTGGTGGGAACTGCGAGACACTTTGCCTGGCTGCTGATTCCCTACTGGAGGAAGCCCGTGCCCGTGAAGAATCTGGAGACCTTTCC ggTGCTTTGGACCTGTGCAATGCAGCTGCAGCAAAGACGCGGGCAGCGATGGATGCGCCCTACAACAATGCGCACTCCCTTACCTTTGCTCGCATGAAACACAACACCTGTGTTATGCGGGCACGCTCTCTACACCGCCGCATACTTATCCAGGAGGAGACTGCTGCTTGGGAGGGGCAATATAAGCTTG ATGGACCTCATCACAGCCGCCAAGGCTCACGTGATTCTCAGAGGTCACGTACTAGCAGGCAAGGGTCACGAGAAGGGTCAGTCCACCACAGCAGACAGGGGTCACGTGATGCTTCAAGTGGATCTCAGGCCAGGTCCCAGGAGCAGTTAGACACAGCTGTGACTTTGGCACAGACAGCTGAAAAGCTTCAGAACACCAACATTGAAATTTATGCTACACTGCCCAAGAAGAAAGGGAAGAAGCTGTCTTCTGATAAAGTATCTAGGAAAGATGATGTAGAAATCCAGCTGGAAAAATCAAAAGACAAGAAGAACAGTGACAAGACAAAGGACAAGTCACACAAGGAAAAAAAGAGTGGGAAGAATCGTGCAGTTGATAGTGACTATGGCAGTGATCATAGTTCGAAGGGTTCAAAGAAGCACATGGAAAAAGATGATGTAAATGCAATTGTTGAGGTAAAGGAGGAAAAATCAATTGGGAAGAAACAACACAAAATCAGACGGAAGCTTCTTATGGGTGGTCTCATCCGGCGCAAGAACCGTAGCATGCCAGATCTTCGTGAGGGTCAAGATGGAGAGAGCCCAAAATCTGCCACAGATGACCTGGAAGTTCGTAGTTTCTCACGACCTACCACACCTTCAGGAGAGAAAACCATGGCTGGGTACCTGAGTGAGGGCCACTTGGAGTACAGTAACCCTAACCTTGAACGTAGCAAACTTATGAGGAAGAGTTTTCATGGAAGTGTTGGTAAAGGATTGTCACCTGCCAAGAACACTGCAGCTACTAAAGTTCCTCCTCCAATCCCACAAAGGATTACTTCCCAACTTTCAcataaaaatgagaaaaataataGAAAAGAGGATAAGAAGCGAGAAAAGCGACCCCCATACCCTCTGCCACCAAGTGACCGCCCGGGAGAAGATCCTCCTGCACTGCCGCCTCGATGTTATACACCCGAGATCGTTAATAACAACATACTTAAAAGTGAACCACAGTCTCTACCTTATCACACACAGATGCCACAATATGACATGTATCAGACTAACTCTCTTCCTTACAGTGGTCCTATCTACGCagaccagcaacaacagcagtcaCAACAGCCACCTGCCACACCTACACAGATTACCATATGTGCTGATGTTCACCAAGAAGCCACTCCAAAAGAGCCTCAACAGTCTTACCAGCAGCTACATCAACAGCCCCATGAACTAGAGGAACAGATGCATCACCAAGAGCAAGCTCtacatcaacaacagcagcagcaacttcaccaccagcaacactacgaAGGTCACCAAATGACTAATCCTCAGTCTAAAGCTCAAATCAATAATGCTCCATCTTGGTCCAACATTTCTCACTCAAGACAGAGTAGTGAggattttcctcctcctcctcctccattggAGGAGGCTGTGGAGGATCTCAAGATCAGGGGGCTTTTGCCTCCACCCCCACCGGTGTCCAGGGCTACCCCCGAGGCCCTTAGCGTCTCAGAACCCTCAAGTTTGCTCGCGCAGCTACAACAAAAGCGACAACAGATAATTGAGAATAAGGAGAGTACAGGCGCAAACATTGATGATCGGGTTAAGTCAACATCAAAAAGCAGCAGTGATTGGCTACAGGAGCTGCAAGCAAAGCAAGCAGCAATGCGGAAGAAGATGCAGGATCAGAATGGACCCGGCTCAGGGGCAAAGAATGAGGTTAAAGAAAATGACTGTGCTGGTAGTAGAGATAGTGGGACAACTTCTGTCCGTAACCTAGCCTCAAAGTTTGAGGGTGTTGGTATAACAAATAAAAGTGATGGTGGAAGTGACGAGGTAGACAGCAGTGCTGCTCCAAGCGTAGCTGGATCTCAGCAGCCACCCCAGCAACCAACTCGAGAAGAAATTAGTGAACGACAACGAACAGTCAGCAAAGAACTGTTTACGAGGGAGTACACTCAGTGCAACTCACTCCAGCTCCCTTCTCACAGTGGTCATGAAAGCAGACTTAGTTCTTCTTATCGGACCCGAAACGAACACAGTGAAAGTGTTAATGGTAGTTGTAAGGATAGCATAAGTGAAAGTGCCAAAGAAGATTCTGAATTAAATACTAGTACAGACACAAACTCCACTGATGGTGCAAAGAAGAAAAAATCTAAGAAAAGTGTGACATTTTGTGATCAAGTGGTTCTTGTTGCAACAGCAGAAGATGAAGAGGAGGATGCTTATATCCCCAATCCAATTCTTGAAAGGGTCCTGAAATCGGCTCTAACCTCATCCGCCTCTATGTCAGACACAGACACGTCGTCATGTGGAGAGTCAGGCAGCCCAAGACCGAACAGTAcaacacaaacaaaagctaatgtGCCCACTCCACAGGCTAGTCCACATTATCAGTCTGTAAACAATCCACAGAGTCAGCCTCAGCCACAACATTCATACATGCAGTCACATACTTCAACACAGGGCTACCATGCCCAATCGGTTCATAACCCAGCACACCATCCCCAACCCCACCTTCATTCTGCACAGTCTTATTCATCTCAGCCCACCACCCAACAGCCTCACCAAACCCAAGTTTATCCTAACCAGCCCCCATCTTCACAACACCATCCCACCCCAGCTCCAGTACAACCCCATCTTGGACACAGTCATCCAACACATCCACATggacagcagtaccagcagccctCACAGAGCACCACAGCACAAATGAGAGTGCCACCGCCGTATCAGCCTCCCCCCTGTATTACCCATCTCCAGGGCACCACAAAGCCCATGGGCTCCCATACTTCCCAGcctcatcctcaacctaacccagtatcacacactcaAGGTACACATGGACAAAGTCAGGTATGGACGCTTGCTAATGGTTTGCATGCTTCTCAGATGCCCCATCTTCTCCCTGGGCAACATTCCACTAGACCAGGGCAGCAACAACCACAACATGTTAGACACAtggcagcacagcagcagcaggctCCACATTATCaacctcaacaacagcaacagcagcagcaacaatctcAGCCGCGACAACCAGCTGCACCATACCCTGGAATGATGACTCGCCAGAACAGTAGTCTTGGACTGCAACATCACTCTGAAGCAGAAAGGACATACCCACCCTATCAACGTGTCTCACACCAAAGCTCTGTTCAGGCACAACCAGTGAACCACCAACAAAAGATGCACCCACAGATCCATCAGTCTATGCATCCCCAGGGCCGTCCTAGTCACCCTGGAAGCACTGGCCAGCCAAACGGTTACTCTGGTTATACACCAGCTGGATCATTTAACCGCCAACAGCAGCCTAGCCACCCAtcccaacagcagcaacagcagactCCACATGCCCACTCACAGCAGCAGTCACAAACACAGCAACATGGGTCTGGATATGGGAGTGTTGGCCGGGGGGGTGTTAAGGGAGGACCAGGGCACTTCTGTGGACCTTTGGACCCTTCTGCTATTTACTCTACTGTGAACAAATCCTCTAAGAAGCCAGCAGTGGCCCCTAGCACAGGCACTGCTCTGCAGCCCTGTAATCTATGTAGAAAAAAGTGTGTTAACCCACCATCCACATACTGTAATGATTGTGACTTCTATATGTCAAGATTTAAGCCAAAAGTGTAA